CACTTTGTTTTTACTCCAAATCCACACGGAGGGAAAGTGTCCGCTAAATGTCCAGCTtcttatctattttttttttttttaaagttcctaCAACAGGCCAAAAGCAGCTTCATCTAAAACTTGTTCTAGTCCAGCAGAGCTTCAGACAAAATGAAGAACAGGCTGCAGAATTAttgaagaaacaaaaagatgaCTAAAATAGCAAACATACagttcttttttcctttaaacGTGCGTTTCCATCCCACGTTAAATGTGGCCAGCAGCGCACCTTCCAAACTACTATCTGAATGATtccaaaacaaaatttaaaaaagagttTTCTGCAGGCAAATAAGCACAAAGCACAAGTTTTAATTCTTATTTAGGATCCTGTCTTTTTATTTCCTATTTTATAAAACAGAAACTATTCAACACAATTCAGAAACCAGTGGCtcacaaagttaaaaaaaaaaattaataaacataCTGCAATGAAAATTCAACTAgataaatggggaaaaaaaacattttaaaaaaatgtgctttaataTTTGTATATGCTTTGTAGAAGTGCGCCTGTGTTGTGGGTTTCTGTTTTACAGGCCTCTCTAGAACAACAGAGCCTTCACAGAGCTTTACTTTATTCATCCAACCGTTTTTACAACATTATGGTTTTAGTCttttagaaacacacacatgactGTCCATACACATCAATATTACGATATTTTTCTAACTTCACATCGCGTGTTAACGAACATTGGTGACGATTTTATGCAAAAATTCCAATTTATGTGTATGTCtcctttttattttccatatcaGACGGTGACTAGTGGCACTATTCCATTAATGGCGCTATTAAATCTTAACCCAGCCTCCTGTGGTATCTGAGTAATTCATATTATTCACTGCAGCCACTCTGCACAGTAATTGTGGCCCATTACTTTCTTTATGGtgacaaaatacacatttgaatATTTCGAATTTCCTAGATGGCGGCTATAAAAGGAAATTTCACTACAATTATCACTGCAATATCCGTGTATTATATTACTAGGGTCGTTGTTAGGAAAATGCCTGAtcattttatgcaatttttttgaACTCCTGGAATATTTCCTGTAAATATGTCCATGCCCTCGCCGTGTTTCAGCTCCTATCCGGGGCTAAATGCTGTTAGATGCACACGCACCAGGACTCTCAGTATCTGTCCCCTCTGTCCTGTTGGGCTGACCTACTGTCAGGACTCCACGCAGAATGTTTCCACGTGTGTGTGACTTTGTCCTGACGCTGTGTCCTCGTGCCTCTCACCTGCAGTCCATGCCGTGTATGACCAGCGAGCGCGTGGCCCTGTGCGCGGGATGCGGCAGGAAGATCTCGGACCGCTACTACCTGCTGGCCGTGGACAAGCAGTGGCACATGCGCTGCCTCAAGTGCTGCGAGTGCAAACTCAACCTGGAGTCCGAGCTCACCTGCTTCAGTAAGGACGGCAGCATCTACTGCAAGGAGGACTACTACAGGTAGGAGGGCGCACCTGGCCCGGAGCTCCATCCACAAGTGCCCGGCGTAAACAGTGCTGTTAGTGGTTTGTAGACGCCAGTCCTCTCCCACAGCTGCAAATATCCACCTAATGCTCCACATTAGGTGGATATTTACATTCAGTAAGTTAACGGAGCTCCACGTATAGACAGGAGagaaatattttataatatctttaattcaaaaatgtgtcaagaagatttcgttttttttttttttttaataaattgctACATTTTAGAAATAGGCATATTTCTGCATTATTTCGATCTCTCCTGATTTAAAGCATGCTTGTGGACCTGGTGACATTGCACACGATATTTTGTGCAATAGCCAATTATCTGTGTGTGGCTGTTTTTACTTCAAATTCCACAGTGTTCAAGTGTTTCTCTCACAAATCCAACGaatgagtgaaagaaaagaTTTGAAGCACGTTGTCTGTGGGTGCTACAAGTctgcactgaaagacagaaaataaaatcatgaaaataggTAGTTTAAAGGTTAGCAGCTCTCCAGAGGAGAATGActttcccctcctccccccgtggatatatatatatatatatatatatatatatatatatatatatatatatatatatatatatatatatatatatatatatatatatatatgtatatatatatatatatgatgcGTTAATATGGCCACACCAGAAACTATGCTGCGGTGCGTTCTGTATAAGCAAACAGATCAACTTTTACGCACTATATATACGCACTACgctatatatttttaatatatattttatatagttAAATATCGGCCACTGTTTTCAGTGCGTAAAAGTTGGTCGCACCGCAGCATACTTTCTGCTGTGGCCACATGAACGCGCCGGGTGGGTCACGGCTCCATGTCCAGCCGCTGATGACGGTTCTGTGTTGTCCGCAGAAGATTTTCGGTGCAGAGATGCGCTCGGTGCCACCTGGGGATCTCAGCCTCGGAGATGGTGATGCGGGCCCGGGACTTGGTCTACCACCTCAACTGTTTCACCTGCACCACCTGCAGCAAGATGCTCACCACCGGGGACCACTTTGGCATGAAGGACAGTCTGGTGTACTGTCGGCTGCACTTTGAGACTCTCATCCAGGGAGAATATCAGACACATTTTAACCACGCGGACGTTGTCCCGCATAAAGGCCTCGGCCCGGCCAACACGCTCGGACTATCCTACTTCAACGGCGTGGGGACAGTGCAGAAAGGGCGGCCCAGGAAGAGGAAAAGCCCCGGGCCGGGGGCCGAGCTGGCTGCTTATAACGCAGGTAAGGAGACATTTCTGCAAAAACAGggatgctgttgtttttgactgaagttaaaaattttaaaaagcccaAATTATCGCATAttccgtgtttttttttttttttttcaaattttaatgcTTGATAATATTTATATAACTCCAAAACAATTATTTTGGATCTAACTCGGATCCAAAATTTCAGAATTTTTCGCCAAAGCTGCTAAAAAGCCACCGTGCGTGATGGTGCTGATTAAAGCTGACAGACTTCATTAATGGAGAATGATTTGAACAGTCCTGGAGGGATTCAGATTGTGTCTGAGCTGTTCTTAATGGTGACGCTTTTACTACTTCATCACACCAAACTTAGCTGGATTATTCATATTGACAGTTTATCAGTGGAACATCCAGCTTTAGTGGCGTCAGTGATGTATTTTGCCACCTTTGTATTGCACTCAGAGCGATCTTTAATTTTTACTTCTAGTTTTATTCACTTCTTGTCGACTTCAGTCCACTTTTTTGCGTCACTAAAGGAATTTTCTCGTTAGAATCGCGAGTGCAGTTGCAACTGACCTCACGATTGAGAAATAACAGCGGCATATTCATGTGGAGGCCAAACATTGTGCATGAATAAGCATGAATACCAGCTTATAAACAGAGAAGAGCATGCAGGCCAAATGTGAGGCCAGGCtgggtaaaaacaaaaagtagaatttatcaataaaaatgtaaaaagtgagCAATACATCAATTTTAGCCAAACAGCTTGAATATGTCAAATGTGtagatttcatttttcatgcagCTTCATATAGATTTACTAAAAAAACCTATTTattcaagaaaaaaactggATGGCACCAAATGTTTCTAAACTATCATCTTCTAAACTAATCAGTCTGTGGATGTttcactttgtatttttttcccatgtCCTCTTTGGGGGATAAAAAGAGAAGTTTTTTGATGTTCCGGCTTTTGCTTTCGCCCTTTTCCACTTGTCAGGCTCTATAGACATCTACAGCCCTTAAACCCCCCACCCAGCCCTTcccagccacacacacacacaccacacacacacacacacacacacacacacacacacacacacacacacacacacacacacactgctggagCCTTTTTTGCATTGGGACCAGGCCAAACTGGGTGTGGACCAGCCAGATTAATGTGATTTGATGAGTTATTCACTGGAAGAGAGAGCAAGGAGCACAATAACTTTCTAGCAGCAGCACTATCTGGATGGAATCTCACTTTTTCTGGATAGTTTGACTTTAACTTTTGCTGCATTCACCTAAAATCGAGTtgataacaaaataaatgtcatttctgAAGCTGAGACGGGTCATAAGAAGAGCAACAAAACAAGTTATGATTTTAGTTGAGCTGatttctgaaaactttttcATGAGTCTGTCGGTTTATTTGAAATATGCTGCAACAAGtgcatttgtatttatttccttCTCACTGCTATTTTTTGCTTTGGGATCCAAGAGCAttactttctttattttaagatgCAGCCACCTTTTTGACTCAGTGATAGAAGTGGAACTACTCTAAATAACACAAGAGAAAGGATTTCACATGTTAGTGGCAGACTGtgctggaagaaaattcctatTTTCCTGAAATTTTAACAACATGTCACCTTAAAAATTCAAGAAAACGGAGGGAAATTTCAtagtaaaaatgtttcttgatcTTTTGTTCCTTGTGGgtatttaatgaaaacaaactgGAGGAAATAAACGTGAAGCAGAGACTGAGATGAGCGGAAAGAGGCAGTGCGCCCTCTTCTGTTTCCATCCGGAAACGACATTCACCTGAACGATCACATGAGAACATGTGGTGACCTGGAGCTGCACACAGCAGCTCCCAGCTCCTGAAAACGCAGTCAGTTCTGCAGGAGGACGAGGAGAAGAGCGGGAAAGCATGtacaagctgctttttttttcagttaaaacaCTCTAGCATATGCTTTGGCCGGAAAGCAGCATTTGTTCTGCCTGGTGTGTATGGACTAATTAAGTGAAGTGTTATTCTGATGGTTTTCACTCACTTCATATTCATCATTTGCAGTGTTCTGATATTAAATACGAACTGTTATGCATGCAGCAACACTTTGAATATTGCCAAGAAATTTGCAGGCTGGGACAAATacatgtgtgttgttgttgttgttgttgttgttgtgtgtctgtgtgtgtgtgtgtgtgtgcgtttggtGAAGCCAGGCTTGCACCTCCTCCCAGGATAGAAAGACagcacatagagacagacagacagtcgaGGTGAGGGGAGGAGGATAATCTGCAGCTGGAATAAACAGCTGTCAGGTCACAGTGTCACTTTTAGCGATTTGTATTGATTTAAATGTGGAGAAGGAAACATTTTATtgaacatattaaaaaaagaaacatagtCAGTAATATGAGGAAAGggatttttgtctttctttctttctgcctAGTCTTGTGTATGGACCCTGTTGTGAGGCAGCTTCAGAGTCGGGCCTCAAATTGAGTCACTTGATGCAGTTTTCTGATTTTCTCTTTTGATTTTATTGAAAGAAATAAGCCCacacaatacatttaaaatcccGAATCTATGATACATTTGGAGCTGTTTTCATGCTCCTGGATTGACACATTTGGGATCAAAATTATGTcaaaaaagggagaaaactCGACACAACACACAAAGAGCCAATCAGCGGAAGCAGAGTGAAATCATGGCGAGTCCCTCCTTGCTAACCCGCTCTCCcctccttgtttccttgttgGCCTGCAGCACTGAGCTGCAACGAGAACGACGGCGAGTCCATGGACCGGGACTCCCAGTACAGCTCCAGCCAGAAGACCAAGCGCATGCGGACGTCCTTCAAGCACCACCAGCTGAGGACCATGAAGTCTTACTTTGCCATCAACCACAACCCAGACGCCAAGGACCTCAAGCAGCTCGCCCAGAAGACCGGCCTCACCAAGCGGGTGTTACAGGTAACCCCAGCAGCCTCTCACTTCGCTGCTCTGCTTTACTGAAGGGGGGAGGAAAAGGATGTGAATGCCAGCGGGGGTGAAGGAATTTCACTTGTTTCCAATGCAAATCAGCCTGCTTCCAATGGTGAAACATATGAAGTGAGGTTTTCCTGAGAGAGGCCAAATCAGCGGCTTTATTTGAAGTTattactgtcttttttttttattattccaaTGAAATTCCCAAGAACAATATGGTCAAAAtcagaaatgcatttatttattttttcttttcaaacaaaCGCAGTCAAATGCGAAGAAattgcctaaaaaaaaaaaacaaaagttgcatTGAAAAGAAGCAGATTTTCTATTTGCCTCGAGGAAAAGCAGACTGTTAAAAGTCAGTATTGGAATGCAAAATGACCTGCAAATAAAAACCGAAccatcaaataaaaaaataaaaaataaaaaaaactaaatgtaatgTATTTCAGTAGATGATGGGATGTTGTGGTGATGACTGAgcgatgaaaaacaaaaagctctGTAATACATGCGAAGAAAGAGAAAGCACAACGGAGCGTTTGATTTTCACAAAAGACGACAGCAAATTATCTGGGGTactggaagaagaaaaatgagacaaaaaggttTCTGAATCAAAAATTTTctgagaagggaaaaaaaaaaaaaaccccatccCGCTGCTTTAATTAACGCTTGCAGAAAACAAAGCAGTCGTTTTGCTTTGATGCGTTCAGTTTTCATGCCTGTTATTCCAGCTGAAGCGTCTCTCCCGCTGCCTGTTTCCCAGGGCTCCGTCATGACTCCGTCGTTAACACGCTCCAACACTCAGCGCACGCCGCCGCCTCGCTCTCGCAACATATCACTGATGCTACTTTTTATTAGTGGGGggaaaaattaaagcaaatgaCCATCAGTGACATTGAGGAGCAGAATGCTGGTTCCAAAATTGGGGTGAGGGTCGTTCTTGAACAGGTTCCTGGTGTACTCTGCAAACTGAGCAGGAAACCATTCATTTCACTGCAAACATGAgaataatgacaataatcatCGCTGCTTTTATCTCCACACACTCTGCAGACAggtccatttttattttttcacaggaTCAACGACAACAGAAAGCCAAGGCTCTTTATTTTCACGTgtaaacataaaagaaaaggctTCGTCTTCCTGTGGCCCTTTTCTCTGTGACTAGCCTTGAAAAGTAAAGGCTTTTATAACTTTTATACACAGTAGAAGAGTGCCCTGGCTTTGTGGTTTTAAGTGTTCTTTTATCCTTGACTCCAGTCAGAGCATTTGCAAACAGACTTTCAACAGACACAGGGAGATGCTCACTGGTGTGAGCGCTTCACTGATAATAAGCAAATGGAGAGAGGACAAGGTGCTGGCCATAATTTAGGTCTGCTTTGGGTTCGGCGACATCAGCCGCCacatcatttttaatatattttagtgtatttattgatttaaagtTTCCCAAGTCGgataaactacaaaacaaaactgtttttcagtgcATTAGAATAGTGTTACTTTTtgataaaaatcatcttttcctTACTTGGTTGTCAGTCAAAAAAGCAACGTTATTCTAAAGaaagaaacgacaaaatgaacattatcCATCTGACTCAAGGATgtgaaactcattttagttcaagggccacattcagcccaatctgatctccagtgggccgcaccagtaatcacagcataaaacctataaataaccacaactcctaatgtttcctttagtacattctgaaaatgttcatatttaagaaattatcttttaacaaaatattatcaacaacctgaaatttcttaagaaaaataagttcaatttcaaaaacattacgcttcagtttatcatttacacaataCAAcatccagatcacagagtgtctacaaaggaacacaatatttactcacagatatctggaactgaatgatatagcattttactttatgatcaaaagaacaaaagtcagacaaaaaggaaagaaaatatgACAACGAAACAGAAAGCGacagaaaaatggacaaatgacacaagcgagacaaaaaaaagacacaaaatgacaaaaacgagacacaaaacaatgaataaagccaaacataaaatgataaaaataaagtaaaaaaacaaaagcgagacaaaaaggaaacacaaaatgacaaaagtcaaacaattcCAATGATTACaacctgcagttaatgtcttctctgtaatttttagacTTTTCAAAGTTGTCCTGGAATGGACCCTATGgtgggccgcttttggcccgcgggccgcatgtttgacgcccctgatctgtttgtttttcagcgCCTTTATAAATGCCTCAAGCGGTTTCTAATCCCAGTGCGTAGCTTGTAGTTTTcccatttttcacatttgaggTTAAGGTTGTGTTAAGTTCAGCCACACAAAGGTTTCATTGTGAGTTTCACAAACATCATGATTTGTGTTCAACTTGTAAAACGCTGCATTAACCTTCTTTAAGCTGTTCAAAGACTGGACTCGTCTTACACATTTGACATGTTCATGCCTTACTAATCTGACGTAGCGACATGCTAGCAGAATTTTCAGCAGGACATCAGCAttaatttaaagtattttttaaatgaagccaAATATACtgtttttttgatttgttgttgCTAACTTTTGTGTTTGATGCTAAGCAGTCATTGCACTAAAGGTTTGCGAGGGCTTCTGTACTGATGAGAGCGCTGAGGTCGAACCGAGACAGTAAACCTGTGGGCCAgacaaccaaaacaatgagcttaaAGACACCGAAACATAAAGCGGAATGGGAGCGTCCCGCGATGATTCTCTACACTTTCTTCACTATGACTACTCCTTTCATACTGTGATATGAGCATTTTCCCACACAACAATATAGAGTAGTGCAGCTTTAAGGTACGGCATTGAAGTGTTGACGGATAAAAGGTGCCACTGATCACTGGAGGCAGAAAATGGAACACATTTCTAAAAGTAGTTATTACATGTCGGTCCATCATGGTCTCCTACTTATGAGATTCTATCAGAGCATCACATGGATTCTGTCTTTGCTTggcaggaaaacatcaaaatatggCGTATTTATGCATCTGAGCAAAAAATTGatgttacctttttttttttttaaattttctggtGAGGGCCGTCTCGGTGTTTTTACCTCCTAGCTAACCATTCTCCGTTCGTGGCCACTCTAGACGTTGCTTGTGATTCTACCAGATGCCTAGCAGCGCGTCCCAGAAGTGTCTGTCCGTTCTTATCCACTAAAAATACACCTCCAGTCTATTTTTGACAGCAGCTGTGTCAAGTTGTGGCGAGCAGATCGAGCCGGCAGGAAGTCAGACGCTGGAATGGCATATAGCATCGggtcagtttttaaaataaacctcCCCGTGCGGACTTCTGATCATACACCACGTTATTACATCAGTGTCAACGCAGGTGGCACCAGGAAAGGAATAAACTTTTTCACTAAGGAGCCTGCTAACACGGCACAAGCACAAAAATTAAGGGAAAAAATCAGCAAATCAGCAGGATTAAACCTTTCTGAAATAGTCCAGGTAGGGTATAAAGCCGTAGAGAGGACAAATTCATTTTACTAGAGTAGAAAAATAATTAG
Above is a genomic segment from Amphiprion ocellaris isolate individual 3 ecotype Okinawa chromosome 6, ASM2253959v1, whole genome shotgun sequence containing:
- the lhx2b gene encoding LIM/homeobox protein Lhx2b isoform X1; translated protein: MDILAYRSEENSYNILPSAATMLFHGLPGGDVHGVVEEMDRRGKSESAAISSAIDMGESETSMPCMTSERVALCAGCGRKISDRYYLLAVDKQWHMRCLKCCECKLNLESELTCFSKDGSIYCKEDYYRRFSVQRCARCHLGISASEMVMRARDLVYHLNCFTCTTCSKMLTTGDHFGMKDSLVYCRLHFETLIQGEYQTHFNHADVVPHKGLGPANTLGLSYFNGVGTVQKGRPRKRKSPGPGAELAAYNAALSCNENDGESMDRDSQYSSSQKTKRMRTSFKHHQLRTMKSYFAINHNPDAKDLKQLAQKTGLTKRVLQVWFQNARAKFRRNLLRQESTGVDKASDGSTLQGGTPSGPASEISNASMSPSSTPTTLTDLTNPTMPTVTSVLTSVPGGMDVHECRSPSQTTLTSLF
- the lhx2b gene encoding LIM/homeobox protein Lhx2b isoform X2, which codes for MDILAYRSEENSYNILPSAATMLFHGLPGGDVHGVVEEMDRRGKSESAAISSAIDMGESETSMPCMTSERVALCAGCGRKISDRYYLLAVDKQWHMRCLKCCECKLNLESELTCFSKDGSIYCKEDYYRFSVQRCARCHLGISASEMVMRARDLVYHLNCFTCTTCSKMLTTGDHFGMKDSLVYCRLHFETLIQGEYQTHFNHADVVPHKGLGPANTLGLSYFNGVGTVQKGRPRKRKSPGPGAELAAYNAALSCNENDGESMDRDSQYSSSQKTKRMRTSFKHHQLRTMKSYFAINHNPDAKDLKQLAQKTGLTKRVLQVWFQNARAKFRRNLLRQESTGVDKASDGSTLQGGTPSGPASEISNASMSPSSTPTTLTDLTNPTMPTVTSVLTSVPGGMDVHECRSPSQTTLTSLF
- the lhx2b gene encoding LIM/homeobox protein Lhx2b isoform X3 translates to MLFHGLPGGDVHGVVEEMDRRGKSESAAISSAIDMGESETSMPCMTSERVALCAGCGRKISDRYYLLAVDKQWHMRCLKCCECKLNLESELTCFSKDGSIYCKEDYYRRFSVQRCARCHLGISASEMVMRARDLVYHLNCFTCTTCSKMLTTGDHFGMKDSLVYCRLHFETLIQGEYQTHFNHADVVPHKGLGPANTLGLSYFNGVGTVQKGRPRKRKSPGPGAELAAYNAALSCNENDGESMDRDSQYSSSQKTKRMRTSFKHHQLRTMKSYFAINHNPDAKDLKQLAQKTGLTKRVLQVWFQNARAKFRRNLLRQESTGVDKASDGSTLQGGTPSGPASEISNASMSPSSTPTTLTDLTNPTMPTVTSVLTSVPGGMDVHECRSPSQTTLTSLF